A single genomic interval of Primulina huaijiensis isolate GDHJ02 chromosome 7, ASM1229523v2, whole genome shotgun sequence harbors:
- the LOC140981633 gene encoding uncharacterized protein At2g29880-like: MGDSQTKYNLWTTEESNELLKLMVDAAMRGWRDKNGMLNKRTVEKNILPTLNGKLGCEKTFAQYQSRLKWFKQRYNNYSKLTRHSSGFGWDPETKKFTANDEVWDEYFKSHPKHEHYRTSTFEDYEDLRIAVGNGTATGKCSIGLGDDTDARTFETEQNKSTNLIDDYMFDYDSGEFIQSERRESSYQPPLHEDFTSPLPSQPMSSEVPPATRKRDRIEFETKSSTSKNPDQDIMHKLSYNLEKVASKIESIGDVDDNCWDAIKEVPNLENRTRYKVLDLLNTRSKKMAFLKMTIEERLEWIDYKLNG, translated from the exons ATGGGcgattcacaaacaaaatataatttgtggACGACTGAGGAGAGCAATGAATTATTAAAACTCATGGTCGATGCTGCCATGAGAGGATGGCGTGATAAGAATGGGATGCTGAACAAAAGAACAGTGGAAAAAAATATACTTCCTACTCTTAACGGAAAACTGGGGTGTGAAAAGACTTTCGCACAATATCAAAGCCGTTTGAAATGGTTCAAACAACgatacaataattattctaagCTTACACGTCATAGTTCTGGGTTTGGATGGGATCCTGAGACAAAGAAATTCACGGCTAATGATGAAGTATGGGATGAATATTTTAAG TCTCATCCAAAACATGAACATTATCGGACAAGCACTTTTGAAGATTATGAAGATTTGAGAATTGCAGTTGGGAATGGAACAGCCACAGGAAAGTGTTCAATTGGATTAGGAGATGACACTGATGCGAGAACATTTGAGACTGAACAAAATAAAAGTACTAACTTAATAGACGATTACATGTTTGATTACGATAGTGGTGAATTCATTCAAAGTGAAAGGCGAGAATCTTCATATCAGCCTCCACTTCATGAGGACTTTACTTCTCCATTACCTTCTCAACCAATGAGTTCAGAGGTTCCACCAGCTACACGAAAACGAGATAGGATAGAGTTTGAAACAAAATCGAGCACATCAAAGAATCCTGACCAAGATATTATGCATAAGCTCTCTTACAACCTTGAGAAGGTAGCTTCTAAGATTGAATCCATTGGTGATGTAGATGATAATTGTTGGGATGCTATTAAGGAAGTCCCAAACTTGGAGAATCGTACTCGGTACAAGGTGCTTGACTTACTTAATACTAGatcaaagaagatggctttcctGAAAATGACAATCGAAGAGCGCTTGGAATGGATAGACTATAAGTTAAATGGATGA
- the LOC140981634 gene encoding uncharacterized protein — translation MIVLPLPEFDIIDWLSSNGAAIDFRRRSISVRPPNGQPFIFEATRYQQMPHIISCICARKLMRKGCQAFLASIVTMTELVSQRLENVEVVRDFSCVFPDDVSGIPPDREVGFSIELMLGTVPISKTPYCLAPAEMKDLKDQI, via the coding sequence ATGATTGTGCTACCGTTACCGGAGTTCGACATTATTGACTGGCTTTCTTCGAACGGAGCCGCTATAGATTTTCGTCGGAGGTCAATATCTGTCCGACCGCCCAACGGTCAACCATTTATTTTTGAAGCAACCAGATACCAGCAGATGCCGCATATCATATCTTGCATCTGTGCGAGGAAGCTCATGAGGAAAGGTTGCCAGGCATTTTTGGCGAGTATTGTGACAATGACCGAGCTAGTCAGCCAGAGGCTGGAGAACGTCGAGGTGGTCAGGGATTTCTCATGCGTTTTCCCGGACGATGTTTCAGGCATTCCTCCAGATAGAGAGGTGGGCTTTTCTATCGAGCTGATGCTAGGTACAGTACCAATCTCTAAGACACCCTATTGTCTAGCACCTGCAGAGATGAAAGATCTGAAGGATCAGATATAG